From the Pocillopora verrucosa isolate sample1 chromosome 11, ASM3666991v2, whole genome shotgun sequence genome, the window taacattagtatgcatattctccatattgttctctatagATTTCataaggagctgacaaggagaatttgtttaacaatcaagaggtctACGTGaccatttcctcttttctcatgGTCATGATCTCAAATGAATGCTATAAGCGCTCCTCTCGACGTCCcgtcgaaaaaaatttttcttttattttttgcccattaaagggtttaggacacgtgcttaaaaaaaatcgtttagGTGTtctcaaattcttttttctgcgtcgccacaagccaaacaTCATTCTTGGCTGAaccacccgtgtggacagcgatcgaaagtgtaacgAGTCAATTCAcatcaatttaaaataataactttctATAACAATTCTTGCTTTCCAAACCAATAACacttgtgttcttttctttcttaaaatttccATGTCGGTCACCAATTGTTTCCCTTTGGTTTATGTTAAACTAACTGTATgcttatcttattttttttcattcatattccgggctattgatatttccatatttttttcttgttacttcaATATGTCATGACGTTTGTTTACGACGTGACGCCGTCCCACAAGACTACACAATGAACGGGCGAAGAATTAGTCTCAATGAGATTTACCGTTGGCCGTAAAAGGGCCAAAAAAGTTTGCCGTTAGACGTAAacattgacaaatttaaacagTTTGTCGTTAAAATAGTCAGccttaaaattctttctttaatgGAAACGAGAAGAAATTACTAAGTAGTCATAAAATGGCCAAATTATAACTGTAAGCCGTAAAAGCAATCACCCCATCGAGACCACAGGCAATATCCTACCGTGCGCTATCAAAAAATAATGAGTTAAAAATAGCTTGACAACCTAACGGGTCTTCATGGGTCAAAATGTCCCACCTCATGGACATGTTTTCGATTAATGATCCATATGATAAGAGAATATCAATTCATTTGATTTGATATTGAACAAACGTAAACAgcctttatttctcttttcgCAGAGAGGTCGAGAAGAAGATACTGCTGTCAGCGTCAAGACAGAACTCACAATCaagcttgtttttattttttgccttgttttctgTTTGGTCTGTATCATTGATGGAAAAAACGCAGGTAAGTGTACTTTAAAATATGATCGCTAACACccaaaatagtttcttttccttcGTAAAAAAAGGCATACACCTTCACAGAACAATAAGATAATAACCCATttcaatgattaaaaaaaaaaaaacatgacactGACTGGTCCCTTATTTCCAAAAGATTTTTATCACATGATTTCAAAAGTGAACCCTATAGGTGAGCTACAATTTCAGAAATAAATTATAGAAACCAACCTCGACGTGAGTCAAAGGTGCATTTCCTACTATTTATTATATTTGACTGTGATGATAATTTTTATGCCCATAATTCCTTTGTTTTCCTGGTTGTCAGTCGGCTGTTGTGAAAACTTTGCTTTAGGATTTATATACAGCGCCTGATCGTCCGACACCGGTTCCTAACCATCACAAAACTATTGAACCCAAAGTTTGAAATatcctttttaaaagttataggAGCAATAATTGTactcttttcgtttttttttttctttttttttttttctcatgcatTTACCAATATTGACTATCCGATAGCAGTGCCGGATGTTCGTATATACCACTCAGGTGAAGAGTGCTTTTcacgcgcgctgattggctagttcggaaACGAATTACAaatactattcacctccacgtCGGTGAATAGttgtaaaatgttttgatttatcGTTTCCCATCCAAGCATATCCTCTAATATTGCCCAGACCTATTCACTTAACTCTTATCCTTTTACGCACGTTTTACGTACAGCAAAAGTTATGCgacaattaacaattggttcacacgtcagcgtgcgttcatcgagacatgaagcacgcgggaagtttggagagcacgaaagatgcgtaataCTCTAGCTTCTTTTTGCTGGAAAATACACTTTATATTCCGTAAATTGTTGCCCGTTCACAAACGTATGGGTGGGTTTCCATTTACTAAAAGATTGAGTGTAGCAAGGTTGTATAGGATTTGTGGAGACCATCTGTTGAGCAGGCACTGCTCGAGTCTGTACATTATCCAGGATTTAAAGGCTTCGTAAGATCTGTTGTTGGTGCTGTGTGAATAGTCATTTCCTATTAACAGAAAAATGAGTAACATATGGGTCATTTATCTCCACGGGTTTATTGCCGTGGAGCTTTTCTATGCTCCAAagtgattttattgttttatcataTTGTTAATTGTTTAACAGGTAAGTTGTTATTTCGCTAACGCTAAAGTACATTCGAAGAATGGAACAGGAAGCATTGCAGGAATAGTAAAAAGGAATAGAACAGGAATAATAAAACTCAGTTCTGCGAAAAATGGTGTATCTAATCGGATATTTTTAGGGCGTTAAGCGCAAAGGGACTAACGGGTATGATTGTCGTGTAACCTACGTTTGATAGGAAATTGTGCCCACGAATATTGGTAGAACGTGAGCAAGCCTTGACGGGCCACACTGAATTACGTATATGAATGTGTATTTTCTTAGCTAATAAATGTGGTATTTTCGTAACCTGACTCAGTCAGAATGGAAAAGAGTTGATAGATCGTGAAACAGAACGTGTTAAGATGAAACTGTCTAGAATAAAGTTAGAAATGAGCTACAGTAAACAGTGTAAGATGATtgtcaaaactgaaaagaaaaagctgtTTTGATCCAATTAGGCGAATGGCGTCAGGGTGAATTATCAGAATACATATTATTAAAGTAGCTTAGGAGGAAAGTCTTTCTGATTGGACAACTCAACTCATTAAGTAATATGAAATCAGTGTAATGCAGTAAAATTATATCATCACAGTCACGACTTCATTATCATCACGTGGAAGTGCATGTTTTCGCCTTTCATCAAAAGTCAATCAGGCTGTTGCATAATAATTCGTATTCTCATTCTAATGCGAACAAAAGCAGCTCGTTAGCAGAGATTTACTTAACTTCAGGCAATTAGGAAATAAAATTCAGAGCTCTCCGTTTCGTAAAATATCAAGTTCTACTAAGAAAGTTTGACACTTCATAGAACCTCGTGATATCAAATAATAAAGATGGGAATTATATTGAGAGTTTATAACCAGCAAGATCCCAACCATATTTAACTATAAAATACAAGTAAAACAAGAGAGTAAATATGACTGAAATTCAGTCAATGTCCTGGAATAACTCGGCGATGATAGTTACATATAGATTcaaaatttaagagatcctcacaAAGTAAAGTTTTGTTAAGAAACAGCAGCTTCACGAGTTTcgttcatgaaaaaaaatttctcctctTACCTATCTTGTGGCTCTTGTTCAACCTGCACTCAGTGGTTTAAATATTTGATGAcacaaagaaagtaataatCAAAGACGGTAAAACGTGCGTGACGGATTCCTTCATCGGTTCGCAAGAAGGAGGAATTCTCCAAATCTTTTTCAACAATAAATAGGTGGCGAAATCTCCTCGAAACCCAAACAAAATCGCCGTGTAAGATTTTATTACGAGAAAGGATTTCATGATTTTCCACCGAAAAGCCATCTATTAGGATTCTACCGTAATGCTGTAAGCTTCTTGAAATATGACACTTCGTGATCCTTTAGCGACAGTCGTTAGGGCAATCTCTTTTAAGACAGGGAATTTCATAATCAGTAAGAAATTAAACCTTCCTGCCAGAGATTgcaattacgaaaaaaaaaacaaatactaaatGAAGCTTCCAACTACAGATGAAAATTGTTTCTCTCCGAAATGGCATTTAACATTGAAAAGCCACCGGTGAAACCTTGTAGGAATCTGTCAAAAGTGATCTATAAAAATCTCGAAAACGTCACTTTTCAAGAACAAGGCTGGTGTCTGTTGGGATACTGTTAATGAATAAGTTATTGTTTTTGACTTATCGTGAGGTTAGCAACACCagatattaattttctttgctcCTTTGTGCCTTTTATGGACCAAGATGAGGTTTTTTGCGATCTACATCGCAAACTCATACTTCTTAATACTTTTTGTTATTCAATCATCACTTTACCCTTGAATCATAAACAACGCAAAGCTTTGAATTAGTTATGACTATAGTAAACGGCTATCCGACCATCCGAGTGGACATTAGGAAAGGGAAGACTTTAAGATGAAAGGGAGTAGCATATACGTTTATTCTGAACATTCTTTCAGCTCTTGTAGTCGCCATATGTAATAAACCTTTCTACGGTCAAGAAACCGTGTGAATACTCGGAAATTGATTGATATAAAGCAAGTAGCATTGGTATCCAATTTTTAAGAGCGATCGATGCTAAGGATTACGTAATACAAAACAGGAGAACGAAACGACCGCtgacaaatatttgaaatacaCCAATCACAGTTGCCTAaaaccaaccaatcacagcGGAGCATAGTGCCCACTTTGTTTAAGGAAACACATAATAAGTCGAACCCATTGCCTGAGGAGGACATAtatgtatcaattttttttattctaaattttagctttttcccCAAAAGATGCACAAGGTTTTCACGATTTGTCATTTAACCCAGTCTTTAAATATACAGCTCTGGAGATGTTCATGTCAGAAAAACCCTTTCAGGAAAAAGTGTACAACAAAAATACCAAATCTAATGCTTCTGAAAACTAACCTATGCTACTCATACTAGCCAAATATAAAATTGTACACATGGATGGAAAAAGCTGTATGTGAAACCAAAAATATTAGTTCCGAGTTTATACAGCTTGAAAGAGTATTTACTTGAAAGTGTCTCCAGCTTtgaaaatttctaaagaaaatacTATTTCATCCTAATAAACACAACCTTTACGAATTTTGCAGTGATTGCAAGAGACTTATGTTTGAGGGAAGAAATTCTGTTCAAATTCGACGTGAGTAACAATGAAAGAATTTGCTTGTTTAGCTGCcacaattttataattttaatttcgACAGTTTACCTCTTCCACAGCTAATATTTCTAGACATGTCAaaaccttttaaacaaaaacagatgGGTGTCAGCTGAAGTCAACTTTAAAAAGTATATGAAAATCAAATTGTAGAGAACATTTAATTTCATAGTTCGCTGACTCTCGTTCGGAAGCATGCATAGGGTGGTACTGTTGATGATTTTAACTTTTCAGCAAGCTTTGCTTGGGCACTGGTGAGTGATTCCCCCATCATGATTAGTATAAAACGAGGTTTAAACGTGGTATTAATGCACGAAAAGTGTTGTTGTCGTGTCTGCTTATTTTCTCCCCTTGTAGGCTAATTAGAGCCACAGAGACAAGACGAGTTTTTGAGTAGAGCTAAGACTTAATGAGAAGCCCAAATCTCAAGAGAGAACACTTGTTGGTGATTGTCGGCTGGGAGGTCCGCATCAGGAAATACTATGCCTTATTTGTACCAATTGTACCACTTGCAAGGGTCTACAGTGACTTGTGACATGAGCACTTAAAATCCATAgtataaatgaatgaaagaacgGAGGGCAAATTTAGATTACCCTGACTCTGAGGACGATTGTCTTTTCAAATTCCTCAGTGAAAAGGTCATTCGGGTAACTCCTCAGATTGAAGCTCATCTTACTTTTTTGCGTGGACTGGACAAGCGTGACGATATTGAGGTAAATAAGTAACATTTAGCGTTTAAACTCCTTGTTCAGAGAAAGGTTTCcaaaaaaacttaacaattGGCTAAGCTACAAGTGGAACACGCACATTTATGAGAACTGAAGATCTACAACAGATACCCAAGTAGGTTCGTGAAAATGATTGTTCCTAGAAACTAGCAATCTCAGAGCGTAAATATTTCGTTCATGTTATTTTCCAAACTCAAATGGCTTCCTATTTTCGACCTTataaaactaagaaaactttTCAGTATTCTTAATAATCCTGATGCTCCTCTTTGTCTTAAACGTAAATTCAATTCCTTGTCTTCCCTTTGTTCAACTGGTTTGCGCACCAGATCTTGCGCTTTTAATCTTCAAGTTCCCTTCCTGCGGTCTAATTCTGAAAAGCGCACATTTGCTTTCTCTGCTGCCACCCTTTTTAATTGCCTTGATACTGATCTTAAGCAAATAGTTAGTGTATCTctttcttttactattttttcatCTAGATTAAACAATTTTAGCATAAACTTCTTATCTTATTTGTTAAGTCTGCTAGTAATGTTTCTCGCCTTGAGGAATTATTGTATTATGATTGTCGATTTTCTCTTTATTGTGACTGTATTAGAAGGTAATTGTTTATATCATATTATTTCTATGTTAAACCATACAACTTCTAGTTTTAGTTTCTCTCGTAGTAAGTCGTTTTGCTGATTAGTCATTATTTTATATATGTATTTGTACTGCTGTGAAGGCCGTAAGTTAAATAACTCATTGGGTTAATTACGTCACTTTCGTTAAATAAAGAATATTGTATTGTATCTTAAAAACGTTGATAGGTTTGCCCCTTTTAGACAATTTTTGGGTCACATTTTAATCCTGTAGGGTTTTTAAAATCTGTGCGCAATGAGTATCAAATCAGAAAGGCATCATGCAATTATAAATGAAGTAATCCATAGGAATTTCCGGTGAAAGATCATGAGAATCGACCAGTCACAGAGctataaacatttcttttactattatttttatacGTTTGTTTTAGATTGACTTCTGGAGAAGCCCAAGTTATCTTTTCCAGGCAGTTGATATTGAAGTTTCAGAGAAAGATTTCTCAACCCTTTCCTCCATCCTTGAAGACCATGGTATCGATTTCGAAGTCCAAATCAATGATGTGCAGAAATTGATCGAAGAGGAGCTTGAAACGGTTGGAGGAAGGAGTGGAGAATGGCATGATAGATATCACAACCTTGAAGAGGTACGCATGCTCAAGAAATAATAAAGCCAAGAGAATGGACTCCCATACAGATCCTAATGGAGTTCTCTGTTAAGGCACGggtcatttcattttattgattCCCCTCTAAGACTCTTTAGCATTCTTATGACATCTCTTAACTGGCAGTCTATTTTCTATTATCCCCTCGTGACAGTCCTCCAACGAATTAATTCtgatcaaatttttgttttgtcttcttttgattcgtttactttttttattagATTCACTCTAAATTGAATGAGTTCAGTGGACGCATGGCATCCATCTTATATCTGGGAAGGTCACACGAGGGAAGGGAAATGCGGGCCATACAGGTTTGTTGAGCGAATTTATTGTCATGTTTTGCCAAGTTTCCATTCACAATCCGTGTCAATCTTCTCTATTCTGAGTCCTCTACGCTCATTTTTTGTTCATACATCACCTTCTGGTGTTTTTCAACCTCGGCCGATGATTATTTCACGGTTTTATGAAAGTTACAGGTAGTTGCTTTAAGCAAGCTTACTGGTTGCGATTTTTATCgtgagattttttatttttgcttttagaTAAAAGGAAGGGGCCGTTATAACAAGCCAGTGTTTTTCATTCAATGTGGAATACATGCCAGAGAGTGGGTGTCTCCTGCAACCTGTATGTACATCATAGACCAGGTGCGCTCGttcattgcaaaaaaaagtgatgtaattacgggataataataataatgataccTTATTTGCATAGAGCTATTTCTATCACAGTCCAATAGCGCTTTACAGTGACTGAATTAAACATAAAGTGCTTGAAAATCCCAACTGtcaggaggcagaccagttggttATTTACTCAGTGCAGCTAAGGAGTTAAACTCGGGGCGATCGAGAACAAACCCAGGGAAATGGCAGGGTGATGGATTTAAACCTGGGGCCACCAGATTACGAGTCCAGCACCCCAACCACTCGGCCGTGCTGCCTCCTTCCTAGTCTCATATAAAAGTAACAAGAGCTCCCCATTATGTACCACGTCTTTGTCTCTCATGGTAATTGAGAGATAAATAAGcgttaggggaggagtaggtgcccagttgttcagatactgacacTGATCGCAAACTTTTTATAGAGAAGTGCATAATTCATAATCATTCAAATCGAATTTCACTGGTGTAGATATTGACTATCTAAATGATAAATTTACCACTTGATCTTAGCCCTTTGatcctgtgagtgaccaagacagaaatcCTCCTTAAATTatcaatatcaaacagacaagtgatgagaataaagaaaaatgttaattagggaattattagttgatccaataccaaattctctaaactaacatcataagacagtaaggagaattactaaacaaatgagatcttgggagttaaagggttaagctgtaggaaagagaaaaataactttctttttttttatttagatgaCTCAGAAGTATGGAAAAGATTCATCAGTAACGGCTCTCTTAGATAAGATGGATTTCGTTATATTGCCAGTCCTAAATGTTGATGGATACGCTTACACCTGGATAAACCCGGTCAGTTCAATTCCGTAAAGTCTTTTAGAATTAAGCATTTCTGGTGACAGTTTGTAGAACGCGAGATCGATAGTTCTTGTTTCATTTGCACAACTCCACCCAAAATCTGTTCCCCAACATTTAGCTGTAAAATTCTCATTTGATCGACATTATCATTATCTATCTCTTCCTCTCATTCTTCTCCCGCTTCTCTTCGtccttccttttttcctccCTCTCACTTCTTCTTTTCCTCCTTCTCCTCTTCCCTCTCCGCCTCTTCTTCGTTCTCTTCCTTCCTCTATCTTCCTTCCTGTCTCTTCCTATCTCTTCTTCTCTTACTTATCCTCCCTATGCTTTCTCTCTTCCTCCCACTCTTCCTCTTTATTACTTCCCTCTACTTCTTTCCTCCCAATCTTACCCCTTACCTCCCTCTCCTCCTTTTgctccctctctctctcctaCCTCTCCCCTCCCTCTCTTCCGTCTTCTCCACTTTTCATCATGATCCTTCTCTGCCttctcttcatcatcatcataatcatcatcattttcatcatcatcatcatcatcatcattttcatcattttcatcatcatcatcatcattttcatcatcatcatcatcatcatttttgtcatcatcgtcatcattctcatcatcatcattattacctTTTGCTCCTTCGcacttttcattgttttctactCTAATTCCCTCTCTTAATTTCGcgttccttctccttctcttcttctctatCGTCCTCCCTCTCCTCCACTTTATCCTCCGCTTCTCCTACCCGCTCTCTTACCTCTCCTCCCTCTCTTCCGTCTTCTCCTCTTCTCATCATAATCATCCTCTGCCTCctcttcatcgtcatcatcattatcatcgtcatcattatcatcacctCTCTCATAGAGAGACAGGAAATATCGTCTTTGGAGGAAGAATCGTCGTTACCATGGTTCAAGATATCGCTGCCATGGCGTGGATTTAAACAGAAACTGGAATCATGGTTGGGGAGGTAGGTTGTGGTAACAGAGATTTTACAAGTGAAAAAAGAATTCTGTTGGCCGTCTCgttactttgtttgttttcaccttTAAGTTACTCCTAATATCACAGAAAAGCTCGTTTGCATTTGGATGGGTGCTTACTTGTAGTGTATTAGACAGCGGGCACTTTTGCCATAGGTGACGTTTTTATCGATATATGGGTGATCTTTGACAGCTGCTGATTAAAGCTGAGTaactttttgtcataaaaataaatatctgaGTAATGATTAACTTTAATGTTTTATAACAGGCTCTGGGGCCAGCCACAGGCCATGTGATACCACTTACAGGGGCTCATCACCTTTCTCTGAGATCGAAACCCGTAATGTTCGAAACTATTTGGAAGGAATGGGTGGAAAGCTGAAGGGTTTTATCGATTTTCATGCCTACAGTCAGATGTGGTTTATTCCGTGGGGGTACACTTCCAGAAGAACACCGGACTATAGTGAGCAGGTTTAAAAAGTTCCTTACGTCACCTATATAATGTTGGCTTTTGagtattgaaaaaaatgttgctcGTGCCCTGTTTATGGGTCAAAATAagtatgaaaatgttttttagcCTAGTTATTTTTATGTAGATAAGGGACTTCTGCTGGGTTTTAGTATCTGAGAAAGGGATCGACTAATCGGCCCAAACAGACAGATGGACAGACTGAAAGACAAACTGTCTGACTGACTTCCCGACTGACTGgccgactgaccgactgactggcCGACTGACcgacagactgacagactgacagacagattgaccgactgactgactgactaactgactgccAATAACAAGCGGACAGACAGGGAGACAGACAGTCATACAATCGGTAGACACTCATGATCAGACTGATAAAGATAGATAGGCAGACAagcagacaaacagacagaaagaaagaaagaagaaagaaattcaaaatgggCATTTCAATGTTTTTGATCAACtgcgtgatttttttttcctgttgccAGATAAGAGTCGCTAAGGCTGCCTCAGATGCTCTGAGAAGGAAACATGGAACAAGATTTAAATATGGCTCGTCTGCATCTCTGTTGTGTGAGAATCAAACAATGATCTTTTAtccttaatatttattttatcttaagCACTAAAAGAACTAAGAACATTGAGGAGAGAAAGTTGAGAAAACGTGGAAttcgtgtttaaaaaaaatagacgGAAAATCGCACGAATAGGGTCAAAACGTCTACTTAAAATACATTGGACAGCTCCAATCGATTATGGACGGCAACAAACATTTTCGAATCGTGTTATCTAATTTCCAACACTTCCGCCCGGTTTTGTGGGTTCATTCTTATTTGACCCTTATTTTCAGATCCTGCGTCTGGAGGCTCGGAGGATTGGACCTACGGAAAGCTTGGCGTGACCTACTCATTTTCCGTGGAGTTGCGTGACACAGGTCGTCACGGTTTCTTACTGCCAGCCTATCAAATCATCCCAACAGGAGAGGAGACATTCGAAGGGTTAAAAACTTTGGTCAGAGAAATGAGAGTGTAATCATTCAAGGAGGATAAAATTGTAATGTGCAACTTCTGATTATAAAACGAATAAAGAAAGCTTAGCACATGTCAATAAGCTTATTTTCTCAATGCCTAAAAGCTGTCATCTAAGACTAGGATTACTATACTTTTGTTTATTGCATATCATTTGATTTTTGTGATCTATTTTAAGGGACGGATACACCCCTTGATTCACGTACTGTTCACCTCTTTCTGAGAATTATTCTCATTCCTCACAACTACTTCAAAACACTGCATAAAAGTTGGCGAGAATCTTACATGCTCCATTTCCAAATGATCAAAACgcttttttaaactttttgaatTTAACCAGTcaaaagaaacactttttgaaCCAAAATATAACACCCTCCCCTCTCCCTTGGCCTTCTCTGTTGTCGACCGCTGCCAGTAGACGTATGCCGGAGACCTTACAGAACGAGGAAGCCTGAAACTAGTTGAAAGggaaacaaacatggcggctgaTGCAGGAGTGATGAGTGACAAGTACTTTCTAGATGCTATTGAAGGTAAATAAGTATTATTCAGGTCGTCTGGGATGTAGCTtctaatgaaaattatttctcaatAACTGGCGCCACTACATAGTGGTACAACAACCAACCAACCAATAGAGCTGATGTTCGTTTGTTCGgcaaaataagatttttaaaCGTAACACATTGCAGATTGTTTTACTTGTATGTATTTTTGATCGCCCTAAACAAGGGTGTGTGCCGGTTCCACAGGGAAGAGTAAAAAAAGTACATAGGGTTGATACTTCAAACTGTGTCGCAAAGAATTCGTGTTCGTTTTCAGAAGAATCACTGAGTTGGTCTGTGGTGACAGCTGCCTGAGCCAGGCTTCTCAACAAAGTGGATTGATAATATTTTGAGATTCTAAAAATTGCGAAGGCTTATCTTCAAGGAGGCCTTGGTTAATCTCTATAGACTTGACTCAAATCGATAGACGCACAAGCTTCGATGATCAAAGTGTGAACTTCTTTCATAGACATTTATctccttttctttatttctttaatcatGGGCAGTGTGCATGGATGCCTCTCTTCGATTTCAAACGTTTCGgaatattcttttgattttaaaagacTATTTAGTACATGCTTTTTGGCCGAGCGTCAGTATTCAAACCAATTATGAAATAGCAGAACGACAGGGGTAACTTTTCTCGTTTGGGAAGTTAATTTGTGTTATGATGTGTTTCCGAATGCCCTGGCATGCCGTTAATCAATTTATTGCATGCATATTCAAACCATAACCTGATAAAGCATTTTCAAGAGAAGAAGAATCCGCTCTAAGTGTTTTAACCGATTGTCAAATTTATCTGGGTTTACAAGGACGTTTATTCTTTAAGAATATATAGCTTTAGTTCACAAGACTGACTTTTCATTCTAAACt encodes:
- the LOC131789911 gene encoding carboxypeptidase B, producing MHRVVLLMILTFQQALLGHCEKVIRVTPQIEAHLTFLRGLDKRDDIEIDFWRSPSYLFQAVDIEVSEKDFSTLSSILEDHGIDFEVQINDVQKLIEEELETVGGRSGEWHDRYHNLEEIHSKLNEFSGRMASILYLGRSHEGREMRAIQIKGRGRYNKPVFFIQCGIHAREWVSPATCMYIIDQMTQKYGKDSSVTALLDKMDFVILPVLNVDGYAYTWINPRDRKYRLWRKNRRYHGSRYRCHGVDLNRNWNHGWGGSGASHRPCDTTYRGSSPFSEIETRNVRNYLEGMGGKLKGFIDFHAYSQMWFIPWGYTSRRTPDYSEQIRVAKAASDALRRKHGTRFKYGSSASLLYPASGGSEDWTYGKLGVTYSFSVELRDTGRHGFLLPAYQIIPTGEETFEGLKTLVREMRV